The nucleotide sequence GTACCGCAAAGCGGTTCAGTCGGCGGAAAATGATGTGGTCTTTATCTGGAACACGTTCCGCGAGCTGAAAGGCAAGCAGCCCCGTGTATTCCGTGAAGACTTCTGCGGGACCTTTGCTCTTTCCACCGAGTGGATCAAACTGCACCCTCGTCATGAGGCGGTGGGTGTGGATCTGGATCCGGAACCAATGGCCTACGGCAAAGCCAACTATCTGACGAAGCTAAAACCGGAACAGCAAAAGCGCATGAAGCTGGTGGAAGGCAACGTGCTGGATCCGAATCTGGCCAAAGCCGACATCGTGGCGGCGATGAATTTCTCTTATTTCTGTTTTAAAAAACGCGACGTTTTGAAGAAGTATTTCGCCAATGTGCTGAAGACTTTGAACAAAGACGGCATGTTCCTGGTGGACATCTTCGGCGGCAGTCAGTGCTACGAAGCCATTGAGGACGCGATCAAACACGAAGGCTTCACTTACTACTGGGATCAGACGAACTTTGACCCTGTGACCAATGAGGCTCTATTCCACATCCACTTCAAAGTGGGTGGGAAGAAGATCGAACAGGTTTTCACCTATGACTGGCGCATGTGGTCCATCTCTGAGATCCGCGACATCATGGAAGAAGTGGGCTTTAAAAAGACCCACGTGTACTGGGAAGGTACGGCTCCGGATGGTTCCGGAGACGGCAACTTCACCCGTGTGGATCACGGCGAAGCTTGTCAGTCCTGGATCGCTTATGTGGTCGGAGAAAAATAGCGCCGGTTGGTGAAAAAGGCCCATCTCCTTCGTTGTCGGGCCTTTTGCTTCTCTTCGACGTGCTTGGAGCACGCCTCCGTTTCGCAAAAAACCCTCCGCCTCGGATCTGAACCTTTTTGACCAACCTTGATTGGGTGGGGCGCGGAGGGGATTTTCTGGTTTTCTTAATTGTTTTTCTTTGGTCTGTCTCTTGCTCCTTTAGGGGCTGATGATATTCAAATGCAAACTAACCATATTCAAGCCTCGCAAGGGACACTGGGTGTCGCTTGCTGTCTATTTGTTGGTCACTTTGGTGGCTGGGCAGGGGTTTGCTAAAAATACGCTGAAAGACTTTACCAGCGATGGCTGCAGCATGAGTCCGGACGGGTTTGCCTGGTCGGTGAATGCCTATTTGGACTGCTGTGTGGCTCATGATGTGGCTTACTGGGCCGGTGGTGCCCGTGAAGACCGTTTGCGGGCCGACGAAGAATTAAAACAATGCATCACCGTCAAAGCCAACAAGTACACTGCGGACGCTTACTTCCGTGGTGTGCGTGTGGGTGGATCCGCGAAGCTTCAGACACCCTTTCGCTGGGGCTATGGCTGGGTTGAAGACCGCGGTTACAAGCCGCTGGATATGGAAGAGCGTTCCGAGGTCGCAGACAAGATTCTGTCGGTCGACTGGGAGCAGATTTACGATTCAATCTTTTTAGGAAACAAAAAATAACAGGAGACGTCCATGAGAAAATACATCGCTTTACTTGCCGGATTGATGTTGTCAGCCTTTGCCGAAGCCAAGGTGCTTGTGGTGTCTGATATTGATGACACGTTGAAGGTGTCCCACGTGTTGTCCAAGAAGGGGGCTGCAACTTCGTTTGCTGACGATGACAGCCGCTTTGTGGGTATGTCGGAAATCTTCCAGATGTTAAATCTGCAGCATGAAGACATTGAATTCCATTATGTGTCTTTGGCGCCAAAGCTTTTGATGAACGAGCAGCACACGGATTTCCTGGAGGAAAACGGCTTCCCGATCACGAAGCTGCACATGAACTCGGGCATCAAACAGGATCCTGAGCTGAAGCAAAAAGTCATCCGCAAGGTGCTTGCTGAAACCAATCCGGAAGTGGTGATCTATTTCGGCGACAACGGTCAGTTCGATGCGGTTGTTTATGACCAGATGGTCAAAGAGTTTCCGCACATCCCGGCGGTCAGCTATATCCGTGAGGCTTATTCCAGACTGGATCGTTCCAAGTTCCCAACGATGGAAGGTCAGATTGGTTTCGTGACCAGTGTGGAAGTGGCGATTGACCTGATTTCCAAAGGTCTTTTGATGAAGAAGGCCTATGGCCCGATTGAGCAGATCGTTTACAAGCGCATGAAGAAAGACGACAAGGATGAAAAATTCGGTCCCATGGTCTTCCCATGGTGGCAGGACTGCCGCGACTTCAAATGGCAGTGGGACGTAAAGAACCCTTCTGTAAAACTTCAGAAGATCCAGTCCGTAATTGCTGAAAGATGTGGATAAGACCATGAAAAAGTCCTCTTTGTTCATTCTAGCTTTGAGTGCCTCCACAATTTTGGGGGCGTGCTCGTTTCAGAAGGACCCTAGTAAGCCATCCAAAGTGGTTGAGGTTGTTGAGGTGCCTAAAGAAGTTAAGGTGGGGATGACGAAGGAGGAGATCTATGAAGACATTTCAAAATCCTCTGAGTTGAAATTTCCCGATAAGTTAAAAGTTGCTGATAAGCTCGATGATGAAGAAATGTTCTTGAAGCTTTTGGATGAAGTCGACTTCTTTAATGTGAACGAGGTCGGTGAAGATGGACTGACTGCTCTACAGTTGTTCCTTAGGGAAGATGTGGAAATAGGGCATGTCTTGAGTTTGTTGCGCAAGGGTGCCTCTTTATATGTGCCGATAGCTGGAACTGAGTACACTGGTTTTGACTTCTTGAAAAAGAAGAATAGTGAGTGGAATGAAGTTCGATCGCAACTCCCTTTCAATGATCTTTATCTATATGAAAATACCAGTTTCTATTCTCTAGAGGCCTTGTATGATAGTTATGATCGAACTAGATTTCCGATGCTGAAGCATTTGCCCGGAAAGCAACCACTTATTTGTCAAACGTTGGGTTATGCAAGAGCATACCGTGACTTTGAATCTATGGATGTGAAGAGAGTAAAGTTTTTTGATCTTTTACAGATGATTGAAAAGCGCGAGGGAACATTTGAGTTTAAAGATCCATTTGCTTTTGTTAAAGCAGCCTTTGTGATGGAAGATATCGGTGCATTTGATTTCTTTTTGAAAAAGCTTGGACGAGAGTTGAATAAGGAAGAAAGACTTAAACTGATTGAAACTTTTGATGAAGCGACTTTGTATTGGGTGCGAGATGCTCATCATTTTTTATCTTTTTCCGAGGCTGAGATTGTTGTTGTCGGGGAACAGATTCTAAAAAATGTTGAAAAAAAGAAGATTAAAAAAATGATGCAAGAAATTCAGTCTTCCTCTGTTCTCGACATGCTTATTAAGAAACACCCATCGGCCTATGCTGTGGCATATGATCGGATAAAGACCGAAGAATTTAATCCCTATTTTGATGATGAATGTGCGGCATGTGAGGTAAGAAACTCTATCAAGAGACGTGAAAATACTAGTATTGAGAAAAAGCCTTCAGAATTGATAAGAATTGAATGCGCTGATTAAAAAAAAGGGGCTTTACAGCCCCTTTTTTTATTTATATCCGCTGCCAGATTTGGATGGTTGCATTGGTGGCGGTGGAGGCTGCGGTCTGCTATTTGATCTGAAGACTTCGGGTTGGGTCACGGACTTGGTACCCTTGCTGCCAGTACAGAAATCCAATTCGATATCACATGCATTGGCCATAGACTTACAGAAAGCTTCACCTTCGGGAACATTTTTCATGAACGAATTTAGCAACGGGTCTCCTTGTCCATGTTGCATGCGATTGATTTCCTGTAGGCATTCACGAAGTCCATTGGACTTATCTCCTGATGCCACAAGTTGTTTTGAATCCTTTTTTTTCTCTCCAGAGACATCATATTCTGAAGGAAACGCATGGCTCAAACGCTCTTTGAACTTTGTCCTTTTGTCGCTAAAAGACATATTGGGATAAAGGGGATATTCCTTGCCGAACTCCGCATCCTTCATACTTTTTCTTGGATCTGGACTGCCAGTCAGTAGGTAGTTCATGTTTTCGCCAGCTTGCCAGCCAAACCAAGAACTATCATCGAAGCCATAGTATTTGCCGACGGCCTGAACACCTTTTGGCCCCAAATTGGTGTCTCTAGTTAGGCCCGGATATATTTTTGAGCTCCAATCACTAGGAGCCACGTCGGAGTCTTGAGCGCTGCGTTTAGTTTTAGAGCGCTCCTTGCTAATGTAGCTTTGACAGAAGCCGTAGCTCCTCATCATTGATATGACATATTTTTGATAGTTTTTGCGTGCATCGAAGTCAGAGGCAAGATTGTTTCCACCTCGATCGCTGAGCTCGTAATTTTGTACTGCCACAGTTCCCAATAGAAGCAGCCACTTCTCAGAGGGAACAACTTCACGACCTCCTGCTTTGTTGGCAAAATATTTTTGAGCTCCGCAGGAGACGCATTGTAAATGCGTATTGGTACTGAAGTTGCCACTGCTGCGGCAATCAAACTCATCGTAGCCCGCGAAGGACGGGCTGGCGGTGAAAACAATAGCTGTGGCTAATAGAGCCTTTGAGAACTGCTTCATCCTGTCTTCCTCTCGATAAGATAAACCAGTTCTCTTTATCGGCTAGAAATCGGATTTCTTGAACAATGGACGAAGGTCCAGACCGATCTCGGTCAGCTTGGGTTCCGGGAAGTGTGGCCCGCGGTGGATCACACACAGAACTGTGGAAATCTCAGCTCCGATAGAGCGCAAATCCGCGGTGGAAAGCACCACCTGGCCGCCGGTGGTGACGACGTCCTCGATCACGCAGACCTTCTTGCCTTTGATCTCAAGGCCTTCGGCAAACTTGCAGGTGCCGTATTCTTTGGCTTCTTTACGAACGAACACACAAGGGATCCCGGTTTCCAGGGACAATGCGGTGGCGATAGGGATGCCGCCCATTTCAAGGCCGGCCAGAACTTCAGTGCCGGCAGGAATCAAGGGAACCATTTGTTTGGCGATTTCACGCAGCAAAGTCGGCTGTGCCTCAAAACGATACTTGTCGAAGTATTCGTTCGAGATCTGGCCCGAGCGAAGTTTAAACTCCCCAGTCAGGTGAGCAATGTCGTAAATGTTCTTGGCAAGTTCTTGTCTGGTCATGGCGATAGCTCCTTCGCTTTTCAAAGCTAGGGCTATCTTTGACTTTCTTCAAGCCAGTTCTTGAAAGCGGGATTGATTCCCAGGACGGGGAGAGTCATGACACACGGGACGTCATAGGGGTGAAGCTCTTCGACCCTTTTTGTGATTCTGCTCTGTGCATCAGGGGTGTTCAAAGCCTTCAGGATCAGGATATGCTCGGAGCTTGTCTCTAATTTTCCCTCCCACCAGTACATCGATTCCATGCCTGGAATGATGTTGGCGCAACCGACAAGTTTTTCCTCCAGCAGAGTTCTTGCGATACTCTGCGCGGAAGTTTTGTCAGGGCAGGGGATATAAAATAGAATCACAATCTAGCTCCGGCGCAGTTTCTGTTTGCGCATCTGCCACTGTTCCAGGGCGAACTTGCGCATGTCTTCCACGCTGTCCAGTTCATCGACGATTTCTACACCTAGAAGGGTTTCAACCGCGTCTTCCAAGCTGACCAGACCAGCCACGATGCCGTACTCGTCCACCGCCAAGGCCATGTGTTCTTTTTCTTTGATAAAGAAATCCAGAACCTGGGACACAGTCATGCGCTCTGGGATGCTGGAGATCGGAGTCACGATCTCACCCACCTTCTTGTCGTGCAAGTCGTTGGAAAGGGTTTCGTGAATTTTATAGCGATAGGTCATGCCGATGATGTTGTCCAGGCTGCCATCGTAAACCGGTATGCGCGAGAAGCGCAGAGGACGGTATTTGTTAAAGACCTCTTCCACGGTTAATTCTTTGTCCAATGCAAAGAACACGGATCGTGGGGTCATGATGTCAGACACATAGATCTTGTCCAGCATCAGCAGGTTTTTGATGATGTTGGATTCTTTGCCTTTCAAAGTTCCTTCTTCCACGCCGATTTCGGCAGTCATCAGGATCTCTTCACGGGTCACTTCCGGATCTTCAGAGGTTTTTGCAAAAAAACGGCCCAGCCACTCGGACATGATCACCAATGGATACAAAAGCAAGATCATGAACTGGATGGTGTAGGCGGCAAAGGGAACCAGGGCTTTCCAGTGCGCGGCACCGACAGACTTGGGAATGATCTCAGACAGAATCAGGATCATGAAAGTCAGGGCAAAAGAGGCCACGGTGACGGCTTCTTGTCCGTATTGAATCTGAATTTGGTAGGCGATGGCGGCGGAGCCCAAGGTGTGGGACAGGGTGTTCAGGGTCAGGATGGCAGAGATAGGGCGGTCGATGTTTTCTTTCAGGTGTTCAAGAAGCTTTCCGCTTCTTTTATTCTCTTTGACCAGAACCCCGATGTAAGCGGAGGTCGAAGTCAGAAGAACGGCTTCCAGCATGGAACATAAAAAAGAGATACCGATGGTACTGATAAACAGAACAATAATAATCGTCATAGAGTGATGCTTAAATCTGAGAAGTTAAATGTGACGGGCAGACGCCTGTGATATTCCATAGAGACTAGAGTGTACCACATTCGGGAAGGGACCTGTCTATAACGCGACTTGCAAGAAGTCCTGATATAATCGAGATAAATCAGGAATTTGTG is from Bdellovibrio bacteriovorus str. Tiberius and encodes:
- a CDS encoding class I SAM-dependent methyltransferase yields the protein MKKEMSHRKKVRRRVNKKSTALVFDKYELYRKAVQSAENDVVFIWNTFRELKGKQPRVFREDFCGTFALSTEWIKLHPRHEAVGVDLDPEPMAYGKANYLTKLKPEQQKRMKLVEGNVLDPNLAKADIVAAMNFSYFCFKKRDVLKKYFANVLKTLNKDGMFLVDIFGGSQCYEAIEDAIKHEGFTYYWDQTNFDPVTNEALFHIHFKVGGKKIEQVFTYDWRMWSISEIRDIMEEVGFKKTHVYWEGTAPDGSGDGNFTRVDHGEACQSWIAYVVGEK
- a CDS encoding phospholipase — its product is MSLAVYLLVTLVAGQGFAKNTLKDFTSDGCSMSPDGFAWSVNAYLDCCVAHDVAYWAGGAREDRLRADEELKQCITVKANKYTADAYFRGVRVGGSAKLQTPFRWGYGWVEDRGYKPLDMEERSEVADKILSVDWEQIYDSIFLGNKK
- a CDS encoding phosphatase domain-containing protein codes for the protein MRKYIALLAGLMLSAFAEAKVLVVSDIDDTLKVSHVLSKKGAATSFADDDSRFVGMSEIFQMLNLQHEDIEFHYVSLAPKLLMNEQHTDFLEENGFPITKLHMNSGIKQDPELKQKVIRKVLAETNPEVVIYFGDNGQFDAVVYDQMVKEFPHIPAVSYIREAYSRLDRSKFPTMEGQIGFVTSVEVAIDLISKGLLMKKAYGPIEQIVYKRMKKDDKDEKFGPMVFPWWQDCRDFKWQWDVKNPSVKLQKIQSVIAERCG
- the pyrE gene encoding orotate phosphoribosyltransferase, which translates into the protein MTRQELAKNIYDIAHLTGEFKLRSGQISNEYFDKYRFEAQPTLLREIAKQMVPLIPAGTEVLAGLEMGGIPIATALSLETGIPCVFVRKEAKEYGTCKFAEGLEIKGKKVCVIEDVVTTGGQVVLSTADLRSIGAEISTVLCVIHRGPHFPEPKLTEIGLDLRPLFKKSDF
- the cutA gene encoding divalent-cation tolerance protein CutA; translated protein: MILFYIPCPDKTSAQSIARTLLEEKLVGCANIIPGMESMYWWEGKLETSSEHILILKALNTPDAQSRITKRVEELHPYDVPCVMTLPVLGINPAFKNWLEESQR
- a CDS encoding CNNM domain-containing protein; this encodes MTIIIVLFISTIGISFLCSMLEAVLLTSTSAYIGVLVKENKRSGKLLEHLKENIDRPISAILTLNTLSHTLGSAAIAYQIQIQYGQEAVTVASFALTFMILILSEIIPKSVGAAHWKALVPFAAYTIQFMILLLYPLVIMSEWLGRFFAKTSEDPEVTREEILMTAEIGVEEGTLKGKESNIIKNLLMLDKIYVSDIMTPRSVFFALDKELTVEEVFNKYRPLRFSRIPVYDGSLDNIIGMTYRYKIHETLSNDLHDKKVGEIVTPISSIPERMTVSQVLDFFIKEKEHMALAVDEYGIVAGLVSLEDAVETLLGVEIVDELDSVEDMRKFALEQWQMRKQKLRRS